The region GGTGATTACTTGGTAAATTCAATTGAATTTAATGGGCAAAAAATTGAAGTTGATGCTCAAGGCTATTTAAAAAATGTGTCTGATTGGCAACCTGAAATGGCTGTTATTCTGGCGGCAAGTGAAGATATTGTTCTCACTGAGCAACATTGGGAAGTGGTCAACTTTGTGCGCAATTTTTACCTTGAATATAAAACCAGCCCGGCAATACGCGTGTTGGTTAAGGCCATTGGACAAGCATTAGGGCCGGATAAAGGTAATTCAAAATACCTTTATACTCTTTTCCCTGTTGGACCAGCCAAACAGGCCACTAAAGTCGCTGGATTACCAAAGCCGGCTAAATGCCTTTAATCTGAATCTGTAACCCTAAGACGCTTTAACCTGTCTAGCCATATTCAGGCACAAAAAAACCAAACTCACGTTTGGTTTTTTTTGTGCGCTAGATTAATCAAACTCAATTATACCTAGCTAAGAGTTAATCAACTTTAACATTAACCGATTTTTTCTTGGCCGCGCATATATGGGCGTAATACTTCTGGGATCGTAATTGAACCATCAGCATTTTGGTAGTTTTCAAGGATAGCTACCACTGTACGACCTACCGCTAAACCAGAACCATTTAGTGTATGAACCAGTGTTGGCTTCTTATCATTTACACCACGGTAGCGTGCTTGCATTCTACGCGCTTGGAAGTCCTTCATGTTTGAACAAGAAGAGATTTCACGGTAAGTATTTTGCGCCGGTAACCATACTTCTAAATCGTAAGTTTTTGAAGCGCCAAAACCCATGTCACCGGTACATAAAAGCATAGTTCTATATGGTAGGCCTAAACCTTCAAGCACCTTTTCAGCATGACCTGTTAACTCTTCTAAGGCATTCATTGAATCTTCAGCTTTAACAATCTGCACCAGTTCAACTTTATCAAACTGATGTTGACGGATAAGGCCGCGAGTGTCACGACCATAAGATCCCGCTTCACTGCGAAAACATGACGTTAGCGCCGTCATTTTAAGCGGTAAATCAGCTTCATCTACGATAGTATCACGCACCATGTTAGTGAGTGGTACTTCTGCTGTTGGTATTAAGCTTAAGCCTTGGCCTTCTTCAGTGGCAGGTTTGGTGTGGAACAAGTCTTCACCAAACTTAGGCAACTGACCTGTACCTAACAAGCTTTCTTCATTGACTAATAACGGTACATACATTTCTGCGTAACCGTGATTTTCAGTATGAAGATCTAACATGTATTGCCCAACCGCGCGGTTTAAACGAGCAACTTGGCCTTTCATGACAATAAAACGAGAACCGGTAATTTTTACAGCACTCTTAAAATCTAATCCATCTAACGCTTCGCCTAAGTCTAAATGATCTTTTACTTCAAAATCATATTTACCAGGTGTGCCCCAAGTTCGAACTTCAACGTTATCATTTTCATCTGCGCCTTCTGGTACAGCATCATCGGGTAAGTTAGGCATGCTCATCGCAATACCATTTAACTCAGCGAGTAATTCAGCTAACTCAGTCTTTTTCGCATCCAGTTGAGAACCTAAGTCTCCGACTTTTGCCATGATTTCACTGACATCTTCACCACGACCTTTTGCTTGACCAATGGACTTAGAAATTGCATTTCTGGATGCTTGCAATTCTTCTGTTGCCACTTGTAGCGACTTACGCTTTTCTTCTAAAGCAGTTAGACGGCTAATATCAAGGATAAACCCACGCTTGGCTAACAGCTCAGCTGTGACTTCAAGTTCGTTACGCAAAAATTTTGGATCTAACATGTTTTATATTCTTAATAGTTAAATGCGAGAAAATACTAGCTGCTGTCCGACATACACCATGAAGATACATAGGATGACGTTCAACAACACGTTGAGAATTGCTTTTACAAAAAGTCCTTCTTGCAGCAGCAATAATGTTTCATTGGAAAAAGTTGAAAATGTCGTTAAAGCGCCTAACAGTCCAACACCAACCATGGCTTTTATTTCT is a window of Shewanella donghaensis DNA encoding:
- a CDS encoding TusE/DsrC/DsvC family sulfur relay protein; translated protein: MVNSIEFNGQKIEVDAQGYLKNVSDWQPEMAVILAASEDIVLTEQHWEVVNFVRNFYLEYKTSPAIRVLVKAIGQALGPDKGNSKYLYTLFPVGPAKQATKVAGLPKPAKCL
- the serS gene encoding serine--tRNA ligase codes for the protein MLDPKFLRNELEVTAELLAKRGFILDISRLTALEEKRKSLQVATEELQASRNAISKSIGQAKGRGEDVSEIMAKVGDLGSQLDAKKTELAELLAELNGIAMSMPNLPDDAVPEGADENDNVEVRTWGTPGKYDFEVKDHLDLGEALDGLDFKSAVKITGSRFIVMKGQVARLNRAVGQYMLDLHTENHGYAEMYVPLLVNEESLLGTGQLPKFGEDLFHTKPATEEGQGLSLIPTAEVPLTNMVRDTIVDEADLPLKMTALTSCFRSEAGSYGRDTRGLIRQHQFDKVELVQIVKAEDSMNALEELTGHAEKVLEGLGLPYRTMLLCTGDMGFGASKTYDLEVWLPAQNTYREISSCSNMKDFQARRMQARYRGVNDKKPTLVHTLNGSGLAVGRTVVAILENYQNADGSITIPEVLRPYMRGQEKIG